In Archangium violaceum, the following are encoded in one genomic region:
- a CDS encoding TolB family protein, with translation MRIPLLLPTTLAMLLLASTGCSGGGGNGSGDPSNDGGTPGEAAIPGLTSITVEPADQLLLIEAGQTSATATYRAIGTFEDGKTLDITPRVRFSVDNNFIGGFSGSTFTTYKNQGGVTTVSAIAGTVRGTTQVSVKLRGSVKDPASSSVPDNAADLFSGPASDTRKPDLVYPNDGVLLPPNIRGVELHFLPGTSNTLFELAFQNSLTDLKVHLRCAQPLNGGCVYRPDDTTWLWLSQTNRGGEPVTVSLRGTDDSGSQVGTAASLALSFSQDDLTGGLYYWTTSNGSAIMRFDFTSASGTSGEKFIGPEAAGGKCLGCHALSRDGKKLVAETSGQNDGRLVLMDVGTKSLLVPFDQGSASPDKSIFESWNPDGSQYVGVYADSGATDFNLMLFNGNTGKKVQRIDGTGTSTNPANHPDWSMDGQKIAFVTVGVKGTNQRFGKGAIQLVNRTDSGWSAPVTLAPAVDGRNRYYPAVSPDNTFVLFNESTCPSGTYVRDCNADSDPSARLFAVKAEAGSTPIELTHANAPGKRDSGTNLTNSFPKWAPFRYQRTREPGSKLQWFTFSSSRRYGLRNPPAGGDENPNGTLLWIAAVDPDKVALGQDPSYPALVLPIQDISTSNHIAQWTTEVVPVIR, from the coding sequence ATGCGCATTCCCCTTCTTCTCCCCACGACTCTCGCGATGCTCCTCCTGGCGTCCACTGGATGCAGTGGCGGCGGAGGCAATGGTTCGGGTGACCCGTCGAACGATGGTGGAACCCCCGGCGAGGCGGCCATCCCCGGGCTGACGTCCATCACCGTCGAGCCCGCGGATCAGCTGCTGCTCATCGAGGCCGGACAGACGTCCGCCACCGCCACCTACCGCGCCATCGGCACCTTCGAGGACGGCAAGACGCTCGACATCACCCCGCGCGTCCGCTTCTCGGTGGACAACAACTTCATCGGTGGCTTCTCGGGCAGCACCTTCACCACCTACAAGAACCAGGGTGGCGTGACGACCGTCTCGGCCATCGCGGGCACCGTGCGCGGCACGACGCAGGTGTCCGTGAAGCTGCGCGGCAGCGTGAAGGATCCGGCCTCCTCCTCCGTGCCCGACAACGCGGCGGACCTCTTCTCCGGCCCCGCCAGCGACACGCGCAAACCCGACCTCGTCTACCCCAATGACGGCGTGCTCCTGCCCCCCAACATTCGCGGCGTGGAGCTCCACTTCCTGCCCGGCACCTCCAACACCCTCTTCGAGCTGGCCTTCCAGAACAGCCTCACCGACCTCAAGGTCCACCTGCGCTGCGCCCAGCCCCTCAACGGCGGCTGCGTCTACCGGCCGGACGACACCACCTGGCTGTGGCTCTCCCAGACCAACCGCGGTGGCGAGCCCGTCACCGTCTCCCTGCGCGGCACCGACGACTCGGGCTCCCAGGTGGGCACCGCCGCGTCGCTCGCCCTGTCCTTCTCGCAGGACGACCTCACCGGCGGCCTCTACTACTGGACCACCTCCAACGGCTCCGCGATCATGCGCTTCGACTTCACCAGCGCCTCGGGGACCTCGGGCGAGAAGTTCATCGGCCCGGAGGCCGCGGGCGGCAAGTGCCTCGGCTGCCACGCCCTGTCGCGCGACGGCAAGAAGCTCGTCGCCGAGACGAGCGGCCAGAACGACGGGCGCCTCGTGCTGATGGACGTGGGCACCAAGTCGCTCCTCGTCCCCTTCGACCAGGGCAGCGCCTCTCCCGACAAGAGCATCTTCGAGTCCTGGAACCCCGATGGCTCGCAGTACGTGGGCGTCTACGCGGACTCGGGCGCCACCGACTTCAACCTGATGCTCTTCAACGGCAACACCGGCAAGAAGGTGCAGCGCATCGACGGCACCGGAACCAGCACCAACCCCGCCAACCACCCCGACTGGTCCATGGACGGGCAGAAGATCGCCTTCGTGACCGTGGGCGTGAAGGGCACCAACCAGCGCTTCGGCAAGGGCGCCATCCAGCTGGTCAACCGCACCGACAGCGGCTGGAGTGCCCCGGTGACGCTCGCGCCCGCCGTGGACGGCAGGAACCGCTACTACCCGGCCGTCTCTCCGGACAACACGTTCGTGCTCTTCAACGAGTCCACCTGCCCCAGTGGCACCTACGTGAGGGACTGCAACGCGGACAGCGATCCCTCCGCCCGGCTGTTCGCCGTGAAGGCCGAGGCCGGCTCCACCCCCATCGAGCTCACCCACGCCAACGCCCCCGGCAAGCGCGACTCCGGGACGAACCTCACCAACTCGTTCCCCAAGTGGGCCCCCTTCCGCTACCAGCGCACCCGCGAGCCGGGCTCCAAGCTGCAGTGGTTCACCTTCTCCTCCAGCCGCAGGTACGGACTGCGCAACCCGCCCGCCGGTGGCGATGAGAACCCCAACGGCACCCTGCTGTGGATCGCCGCCGTCGACCCGGACAAGGTCGCGCTCGGGCAGGATCCCAGCTACCCCGCGCTCGTGCTGCCCATCCAGGACATCTCCACGTCCAACCACATCGCCCAGTGGACCACGGAGGTCGTCCCCGTCATCCGCTGA
- a CDS encoding D-Ala-D-Ala carboxypeptidase family metallohydrolase: MNSFRTRLPLGRSAVLILIATLLFLAQYAMASNPEPAAVQGASMAPPAQVPPQAELLSRGHSGALRAVVVPPGESLQPHLSVPESLKEARWLAVGSGAQTPASLTPEGLKAPGQPGVWTLGGSHAVITPVHFDGSSPRLNGYHIGRWPARTAGRTGNYAPPELLIEVTPQNQDFAVSEHFRLRNFLTKDQAHVWPKYLVLDLRLVDKLELVLQELRTQGHPAKGLHVMSGFRTPQYNGPGEKGRAKFSRHTYGDAADVWLDDDGDGQMDDLDGNGRVDVKDAEVLARAVDKVEQRVPELIGGYGVYRANRVHGPFVHIDVRGTPARWSKR; encoded by the coding sequence GTGAATTCTTTCCGTACTCGTCTGCCCCTCGGCCGTTCGGCCGTCCTCATCCTCATCGCCACCCTGCTCTTCCTGGCGCAGTACGCCATGGCGTCCAACCCGGAACCCGCAGCGGTCCAGGGCGCCTCGATGGCGCCTCCCGCTCAGGTTCCCCCCCAGGCGGAGCTGCTCTCCCGTGGCCACAGCGGAGCCCTGCGCGCCGTCGTCGTGCCCCCGGGTGAATCCCTCCAGCCGCACCTCTCCGTCCCCGAGAGCCTGAAGGAAGCGCGGTGGCTCGCCGTGGGCTCCGGAGCCCAGACGCCCGCGTCCCTCACCCCCGAGGGCTTGAAGGCCCCGGGTCAGCCGGGTGTCTGGACGCTCGGCGGCTCGCACGCCGTCATCACCCCCGTCCACTTCGACGGCTCCTCTCCGCGCCTCAACGGCTACCACATCGGCCGCTGGCCGGCCCGCACCGCCGGACGCACCGGCAACTACGCGCCTCCGGAGCTCCTCATCGAGGTGACACCCCAGAACCAGGACTTCGCCGTCTCCGAGCACTTCCGTCTGAGGAACTTCCTCACCAAGGATCAGGCCCACGTCTGGCCCAAGTACCTCGTGCTCGACCTGCGGCTGGTGGACAAGCTGGAGCTGGTGCTCCAGGAGCTGCGCACCCAGGGCCATCCGGCCAAGGGGCTCCACGTGATGAGCGGCTTCCGCACGCCCCAGTACAACGGGCCCGGGGAGAAAGGCCGCGCGAAGTTCAGCCGCCACACCTACGGCGACGCGGCCGACGTCTGGCTCGATGACGACGGCGATGGGCAGATGGATGACCTCGATGGCAACGGGCGCGTCGACGTGAAGGACGCCGAGGTGCTCGCCCGCGCCGTGGACAAGGTGGAGCAGCGCGTGCCCGAGCTCATCGGCGGCTACGGCGTCTACCGCGCCAACCGCGTCCACGGGCCCTTCGTCCACATCGACGTGCGCGGCACCCCCGCCCGCTGGAGCAAGCGCTAA